The Dehalogenimonas lykanthroporepellens BL-DC-9 genome includes a window with the following:
- a CDS encoding FAD-dependent pyridine nucleotide-disulfide oxidoreductase (PFAM: FAD-dependent pyridine nucleotide-disulphide oxidoreductase; pyridine nucleotide-disulphide oxidoreductase dimerisation region~KEGG: det:DET0732 mercuric reductase, putative) codes for MNNNEACYDIIIIGGGIAGLASASFANGLGKKVLLVEKERIGGSCTLKTCMPTKSLIRSSVLANSLKRAKDYGLVYELSGYSGDQVFPYIRNVIEEVNKIDSPESFNSIGIDTILGPAEFLNQRQIKVGDRIYTSKKFIIATGSKQAKINITGAEHSNVLSIDGLFKLSKLPASMIVIGGGPAGVELGLALRLLGLEVTILEASKDILNREDQEIVVKFQEYVTRLGMEVVTGCKISHIECADNQVKVIAVDQTDKATHTYIAEKALITIGRTPDIESLNLENAGVKYSVRGITVNPSLRTSRRNIFAAGDVTGMTFNASMVERQALIAAGNALVPVINPERKLGEVVSVIYTEPPMARFGMTEKEAENRYGKNKITVYRYDYSRLRRAKMERQAFGLAKIICRNNGKIIGAHLWGERSEELIHELFLLSVTGKPLKYLHGISHAYPTYGEGVLKRLGDMAYVDYMAGNPFVRIGLKLLPGFENKLSLIKDKL; via the coding sequence ATGAATAATAACGAAGCTTGTTATGATATAATAATTATCGGTGGTGGAATCGCCGGTTTGGCCTCAGCCAGTTTCGCAAACGGGTTGGGGAAAAAAGTGTTGTTGGTCGAAAAAGAGCGAATTGGTGGTAGTTGCACTCTAAAGACCTGTATGCCGACCAAATCTTTGATTAGATCCAGTGTATTGGCCAATAGCTTAAAGCGCGCAAAAGATTATGGCTTGGTTTATGAGTTATCCGGATATTCAGGTGACCAGGTATTTCCTTATATTCGAAATGTGATCGAAGAAGTAAATAAAATCGATAGCCCTGAAAGCTTCAATTCCATAGGTATCGATACCATCCTTGGGCCGGCCGAGTTTTTGAACCAACGACAAATAAAAGTCGGTGATCGTATCTATACATCCAAAAAGTTTATTATTGCTACCGGTAGTAAACAGGCAAAGATAAATATTACGGGCGCGGAACATTCGAATGTACTGAGTATTGACGGACTATTCAAATTGTCCAAACTTCCTGCATCGATGATTGTTATTGGTGGTGGCCCAGCAGGTGTAGAATTGGGTTTGGCACTTCGGTTGTTGGGTCTTGAAGTTACCATATTGGAAGCCTCAAAAGATATTCTGAATCGAGAAGATCAAGAAATTGTTGTCAAATTTCAGGAATATGTTACCAGACTAGGGATGGAGGTTGTAACGGGATGTAAAATCAGCCATATTGAATGTGCTGATAATCAGGTCAAGGTGATAGCCGTTGACCAGACTGATAAGGCCACTCACACTTATATTGCCGAAAAAGCATTGATTACTATAGGCCGAACGCCTGATATTGAGTCGTTGAACCTTGAAAATGCCGGGGTTAAATATTCTGTTAGAGGAATAACCGTCAATCCATCGTTGAGAACTAGTCGTCGCAATATATTCGCCGCAGGCGATGTGACAGGTATGACTTTCAACGCTTCAATGGTCGAAAGACAGGCGCTTATTGCGGCAGGTAACGCCTTGGTCCCTGTGATTAATCCAGAACGTAAATTAGGTGAAGTGGTATCAGTGATCTATACGGAACCACCAATGGCCCGTTTTGGTATGACGGAAAAAGAGGCCGAAAATAGATACGGAAAAAATAAGATAACTGTTTACAGGTACGATTATAGCAGATTAAGGCGAGCCAAAATGGAAAGACAGGCTTTCGGCTTGGCTAAAATAATATGTCGTAATAATGGCAAGATTATTGGAGCTCATCTGTGGGGCGAGCGGTCAGAGGAGTTAATACATGAGTTATTCCTACTGAGTGTTACAGGAAAGCCTCTGAAATATTTGCATGGAATCAGTCATGCCTATCCTACATACGGTGAGGGGGTGTTAAAACGTCTGGGAGATATGGCGTATGTAGACTACATGGCTGGAAACCCTTTTGTGAGAATAGGGCTGAAGCTTTTACCAGGTTTTGAAAATAAATTGAGCTTGATTAAAGATAAGCTTTAA
- a CDS encoding ferredoxin (PFAM: ferredoxin; 4Fe-4S ferredoxin iron-sulfur binding domain protein~KEGG: deg:DehalGT_0623 4Fe-4S ferredoxin iron-sulfur binding domain protein), whose product MVTLTINGREFSGASGQTLLNIAQKAGIDIPTLCHSHAVSDYGACRVCLVEVEKRNRKRLVTACLYPIEEGLKVATDSERVIKVRKTIIELLLARAPDSNDIKELATKYGIEASRFRDVTETSNDNCILCGLCNRVCAEVVGVDAISLVNRGTRREVALPFYDETNDCIACGACSYICPTKAIQMKDTKEIRTMIWPNSKADFKMQQCESCGVHYAPVKQLEYIALKSGLSVSEFNNCPDCRH is encoded by the coding sequence ATGGTTACGCTAACAATAAATGGGAGAGAATTTTCAGGCGCTTCCGGCCAGACACTGTTGAATATTGCACAAAAGGCCGGCATTGATATACCGACACTATGTCATTCGCACGCCGTATCTGACTATGGGGCATGCCGTGTTTGTTTGGTAGAGGTTGAAAAAAGAAATCGAAAAAGGTTAGTAACCGCCTGCCTTTATCCAATCGAAGAAGGACTTAAAGTCGCTACTGATTCAGAGCGTGTTATCAAGGTACGGAAAACAATTATCGAATTGTTGCTGGCTCGAGCTCCCGATTCCAATGATATTAAGGAACTTGCTACCAAGTATGGAATTGAGGCATCGCGTTTCAGAGATGTAACAGAAACTTCAAATGATAATTGTATACTTTGTGGGCTGTGTAACCGAGTGTGTGCCGAAGTAGTCGGGGTTGATGCGATTAGCTTGGTAAACCGAGGAACAAGAAGAGAAGTGGCCTTACCCTTCTATGATGAAACCAATGATTGTATTGCCTGTGGGGCCTGTTCGTATATTTGTCCGACAAAAGCGATACAAATGAAAGATACCAAGGAAATCCGCACAATGATCTGGCCTAATAGCAAAGCTGATTTTAAAATGCAGCAATGTGAATCATGTGGTGTGCATTACGCTCCTGTGAAACAATTGGAATATATAGCGCTAAAGAGCGGCTTGTCGGTTTCTGAATTCAATAATTGCCCCGATTGTCGTCATTGA
- a CDS encoding NADH dehydrogenase (quinone) (KEGG: det:DET0729 [Fe] hydrogenase, HymB subunit, putative~PFAM: Respiratory-chain NADH dehydrogenase domain 51 kDa subunit; Soluble ligand binding domain; NADH ubiquinone oxidoreductase, F subunit, iron sulphur binding; 4Fe-4S ferredoxin iron-sulfur binding domain protein), with translation MVNIEMETCRLTDYADLESYRANLQAKKTENKVITICCGTGCLAYGASKIGQSFKDEIKNQGLEGTVSVKFTGCQGFCERGPLVVIRPENILYQRVKPEDVSRIVTETIRNDLILDDLLYTIPSTNEKVRCEEDVPFYKKQLRLVFGTNGYIDPTSLDDYIQAGGYQALNKVLSSMSPDEVVDEIKISGLRGRGGGGFATGAKWEITREAPGELKYVICNCDEGDPGAFMDRSLMEGNPHSIIEGMVIAAYAVGARQGYIYIRNEYPVALKNSEIAIKKAEEKGLLGKNILGTGFDFSIKISRGGGAFVCGESTALMASIEGRTGEPRANYIHTSEKGLWERPTLLNNVETLANIPLIINKGAEWFYGIGTGNSKGTKIFSLVGKVHNTGLIEVPMGITLREIIYEIGGGIPGGKKFKAVQTGGPSGGCLPEEKLDLSVDFDELSRAGSMMGSGAMIVMDEDNCMVDIARYFLSFLEEESCGKCVPCREGLKRMRQILDRIIEGKGQDEDIELLIDLSESLTMGALCGLGGSAGNPVLSTIRHFKDEYVAHIQEKRCPAGVCKPLIRYYIVEANCNGCSLCIKECPADAISFQGKKQPVKLDQDKCTKCGACYDICRLNAVEVK, from the coding sequence ATGGTTAATATAGAAATGGAAACATGCAGATTGACAGATTATGCTGATTTGGAGTCTTACAGAGCTAATTTACAGGCAAAAAAGACCGAAAACAAGGTAATTACAATTTGCTGTGGAACAGGATGTCTGGCATATGGCGCTTCCAAAATCGGGCAGTCTTTCAAAGATGAAATAAAGAACCAAGGATTGGAAGGGACTGTTTCTGTTAAATTCACCGGTTGTCAGGGGTTTTGCGAGAGAGGGCCGTTAGTTGTAATTCGTCCGGAAAACATTTTATACCAGAGAGTAAAACCGGAAGATGTATCTCGCATTGTTACGGAGACCATTCGTAATGATCTGATACTTGATGACTTACTGTATACAATTCCGTCTACAAATGAAAAGGTTCGCTGTGAGGAAGATGTTCCTTTTTATAAAAAACAATTGAGATTGGTCTTTGGTACCAATGGGTATATTGATCCCACCAGTTTAGATGATTATATACAGGCCGGTGGATATCAAGCATTAAATAAAGTACTATCATCAATGTCTCCCGATGAAGTTGTGGATGAAATTAAAATATCCGGACTTAGAGGCAGAGGTGGGGGTGGATTCGCAACAGGGGCTAAGTGGGAGATTACCCGCGAGGCACCTGGCGAGCTGAAATATGTGATCTGTAATTGTGATGAAGGTGACCCCGGGGCTTTTATGGATCGTTCTCTTATGGAGGGTAATCCCCACTCAATTATCGAGGGAATGGTTATCGCCGCATACGCTGTTGGTGCTCGTCAAGGATATATTTATATAAGGAATGAATATCCCGTTGCACTGAAAAATTCAGAAATAGCAATTAAAAAGGCTGAAGAGAAAGGATTACTTGGAAAAAACATTCTGGGTACCGGATTCGATTTTTCAATCAAAATAAGTCGCGGAGGTGGCGCATTTGTTTGCGGTGAATCCACCGCGCTGATGGCTTCTATCGAAGGCCGGACAGGCGAACCAAGAGCGAACTATATTCATACTTCTGAAAAAGGGCTTTGGGAACGTCCGACTTTATTGAACAATGTTGAGACTCTGGCAAATATTCCCTTAATAATCAACAAGGGTGCCGAGTGGTTCTATGGGATAGGAACGGGGAACAGTAAAGGTACCAAGATATTTTCTTTAGTTGGTAAAGTACATAATACGGGATTGATCGAAGTTCCAATGGGAATTACGCTTCGAGAAATCATATATGAGATTGGCGGAGGTATTCCGGGTGGAAAGAAATTCAAGGCGGTACAAACGGGGGGGCCGTCAGGTGGATGTTTACCCGAAGAAAAACTGGATTTGTCTGTAGATTTCGACGAACTGTCCAGAGCAGGATCCATGATGGGGTCGGGCGCGATGATCGTCATGGATGAAGACAATTGCATGGTGGATATCGCCAGATACTTTTTGTCGTTCCTGGAGGAAGAGTCTTGCGGAAAATGTGTCCCTTGCCGTGAAGGATTGAAAAGAATGAGACAAATTCTTGATCGAATAATCGAAGGCAAAGGGCAGGATGAAGATATAGAATTACTTATTGACTTATCAGAATCATTAACAATGGGGGCTCTCTGTGGATTAGGTGGATCTGCAGGTAATCCCGTACTGTCCACTATTCGACATTTTAAAGACGAATACGTAGCTCACATCCAGGAAAAAAGGTGTCCAGCCGGTGTCTGTAAACCTTTGATTCGCTATTATATTGTCGAAGCAAACTGCAATGGCTGTAGCTTATGTATCAAAGAGTGCCCAGCTGATGCCATCAGCTTTCAAGGCAAGAAGCAACCGGTCAAACTGGATCAGGATAAATGCACCAAGTGCGGTGCTTGTTACGATATATGTCGTCTGAATGCGGTGGAGGTCAAATAA
- a CDS encoding NADH dehydrogenase (ubiquinone) 24 kDa subunit (PFAM: NADH dehydrogenase (ubiquinone) 24 kDa subunit~KEGG: deg:DehalGT_0621 NADH dehydrogenase (ubiquinone) 24 kDa subunit), which translates to MSVNKDSIYNIVDEVVVKHNGDPSMLVAMLQDVQAQLYFLPRESIVRIAEKLDIPLTRVYSVATFFRAFSLKPRGKHNLKVCMGTACHVRGAEKVLDKIETELCVCAGETTKDMKYTIETANCVGACALGPVVVVDNEFVGQMTTDKVKTILEKCN; encoded by the coding sequence ATGTCTGTAAATAAAGATTCCATCTATAATATCGTCGATGAAGTGGTTGTAAAGCATAATGGCGACCCGAGCATGCTGGTAGCGATGTTGCAGGATGTTCAAGCACAACTTTATTTTCTGCCTCGAGAATCAATTGTTCGTATAGCTGAAAAACTCGATATTCCATTGACTCGTGTTTATAGCGTAGCAACTTTCTTCAGGGCTTTTAGTTTAAAGCCCAGAGGCAAGCATAATCTGAAGGTTTGCATGGGTACCGCCTGCCATGTGAGGGGCGCCGAAAAAGTTCTCGATAAAATCGAAACAGAGTTGTGTGTGTGTGCTGGTGAGACTACGAAAGATATGAAATATACAATTGAAACTGCTAATTGTGTTGGCGCCTGCGCTTTAGGCCCTGTTGTGGTTGTTGACAACGAGTTCGTCGGGCAAATGACCACGGATAAGGTCAAAACAATTCTGGAGAAATGTAACTGA
- a CDS encoding thiamine pyrophosphate protein domain protein TPP-binding protein (PFAM: thiamine pyrophosphate protein domain protein TPP-binding~KEGG: deg:DehalGT_0620 thiamine pyrophosphate protein domain protein TPP-binding protein), whose product MQNLSIYASRLVDKAEPFAPGHRACIGCGEALAVRLAAKAFGPNTIVVNATGCMEIVASQLPYTSWELPWIHTLFENAAAVASGVEVGLKAQMRKGKIPQEDINVVAIAGDGGTFDIGLQALSGALERGHNFLYICFDNEAYMNTGKQRSSATPFGASTTTSPAGKAQSGQTSWKKNMPEIAVAHNIPYVATASHSYPFDLIEKVKKGLSVKGPAYIQVYSACPTGWRCDTDISVKLGRLAVETGAYPLYEVENGKYKMSLVPEKLKPLSEYTSLQRRFRHLKPDEITGIEARLVEEFNRLVEKAKCL is encoded by the coding sequence GTGGCGAAGCTTTGGCTGTAAGATTGGCGGCGAAGGCTTTTGGGCCAAATACCATTGTCGTAAATGCCACCGGATGCATGGAAATTGTAGCTTCACAGTTGCCTTATACATCTTGGGAACTGCCTTGGATACACACGCTGTTTGAAAATGCTGCTGCTGTGGCTTCTGGGGTTGAAGTTGGCCTCAAGGCACAAATGAGAAAAGGAAAGATCCCTCAAGAAGATATAAATGTTGTGGCTATCGCCGGTGATGGTGGCACTTTCGATATCGGACTTCAGGCTTTGTCCGGAGCGCTTGAAAGGGGGCATAACTTCCTTTACATATGTTTCGATAATGAAGCATATATGAATACAGGCAAACAGCGTTCGTCAGCCACTCCGTTTGGTGCGTCAACGACAACTTCCCCCGCTGGAAAAGCACAATCCGGCCAGACTTCGTGGAAAAAGAATATGCCGGAAATTGCAGTGGCGCACAATATTCCATATGTTGCGACTGCTTCGCACAGCTATCCTTTTGATCTTATTGAAAAGGTCAAGAAAGGACTATCTGTTAAGGGCCCGGCTTATATACAAGTTTATTCTGCATGTCCTACCGGTTGGCGTTGTGATACCGATATCAGTGTCAAATTAGGGAGATTAGCTGTTGAAACTGGGGCGTACCCATTGTATGAAGTTGAAAATGGGAAATATAAAATGAGTCTGGTTCCTGAAAAATTAAAGCCGTTAAGTGAGTACACAAGTCTACAACGAAGATTCCGACATTTGAAACCAGACGAAATTACTGGGATTGAGGCTCGGCTCGTCGAAGAATTCAATAGACTGGTGGAGAAGGCCAAATGTCTGTAA